CGATCCTGCTGCCGCTGTTCTCCATCCCCCTCATCGCCCTGGACTCCACGCTCTGGATAGCCCGGGCCCGGGCCGAGGAGCAGCTGCGCGACCCGCTGACCGGGCTGCCCAACCGTCAGTGGCTCCTGGAGCGCATCTGGACCGCGCTGGACGACGCCGAGCGGATCGATGCGCGCGCCGCCCTGATGCTGATCGACCTGGACCGTTTCCGGTCGGTCAACGACACGCTCGGTCATCTGGCCGGTGACCGGCTGCTGCTCCAGATCGCCGACCGGCTGCAGGTGGCGCTGCCGCGGGGCGCGGAGGCCGCACGGCTCGGCGGGGACGAGTTCGCCGTCTTACTGCCGGTCGCCGACTCCACGACGTCCGCGACCCGGATCGCCCGCAACCTGGTCGCGGCGCTCAGCTGCCCGCTCGACCTCGACGGCCTCACCCTCGTCCTGGAGGCCAGCGCCGGGGTCGCCGTCTTCCCCGACCACGCGCTGGACGCCGAAGGGCTGCTGCGGCGGGCGGACGTGGCGATGTACCAGGCGAAGCGGGACCGCACGGGCGTGGAGGTCTACGAGTCCAAGCGCGACTCGAACACCCCGGACCGGCTCGGTCTGCTGGGAGACCTCCGCAGGGCGCTGGACGCCCACGAGGTCGAGCTGCACTACCAGCCCAAGGTCCGCTTCGACGGACAGGTCGCGGGTCTGGAGGCCCTGGTCCGCTGGGTGCACCCCGAGCGGGGCAAGGTGCCGCCGGACGAGTTCATAGCGATCGCCGAGTCCTCCGGCCTCATGCCCCATCTCACCGAGTACGTCCTGGAGACCGCGCTCGCCCAGGTCGCGCGGTGGCGGGCCCAGGGACTGTTCGTCCCGGTCGCGGTCAACGTCTCCCCGCGTGACGTCCACACCCCCGGCTTCGCCGGCTCGGTCGCCGCGCGGCTGGCCCGGCACGGCGTCCCGGCGGGAGCGCTCCAACTGGAGATCACGGAACACGTCCTCCTGGAGGATCCGCAGCGCGCCGCCGACACCCTCAACGGGCTGACCGGGCACGGCGTGAAGATGTCCCTGGACGACTTCGGCACGGGGTACTCGTCGCTGGTGCACCTGCGCAAGCTCCCGGTCAGCGAACTGAAGATCGACCGCTCGTTCGTCGCCCGGCTCGCCGTCGACACCGAGGACGCGGCGATCGTGCGCTGCACGGTCGACCTGGCGCACTCCCTCGGCCTGCTGGTCGTCGCCGAGGGCGTCGAGGACGACGAGACCTGGGAGCGTCTGCGCGACCTCGGCTGCGACGCCGTCCAGGGCTGGCTGGTCGCCGCCGCGATGCCCCCCGAGGAGACCACGGCCTGGCTCCGCGCCCGGGGCTCCCGCGGCTGGCAACGCCCCCGGGCCGCCCTCCCGGCGGCGACGGCGGACGACTCGGGCCGCATCGCCTAGATCCCGGACCGGACCTGTTCCGTTTCCCTTCCCGGGCCACTCCGGCAGGGCCGGGCCACCGGGCCCGGCGAAACCGTTTCACGGTCACAGCTGCCCGCCCCATAGGATTAGGACCTGGCGCCACATTCCCGCCTGCCGTGCGACGCCTGGCACGCACGCTCGCCGCGTTGCCGAATCGCCCACGTGGCTGTGCCACGAGGACGCTCCGGCGCCTTGCGATCGCTCGCGCCGGACGCCGCACGGCCCGCCCTCCGGGCGGACGACGGGAATGTGACGCCAGGTCCTAGGCCCAAACCACACACACTCACCCCAGAGGATCGCTGCATGCCTGGCATCACGCGCGAGGAGGTCGCCCACCTCGCCCGGCTGGCGCGTCTGGAGCTGAAGCCCGAAGAGCTCGACCACTTCGCGGGACAGCTGGACGACATCATCGGCGCGGTGGCCCGCGTCAGCGAGGTCGCCGACCAAGACGTACCGCCGACCTCGCACCCGCTCCCGCTGACGAACGTCATGCGCCCGGACGAGGTCCGTCCCTCGCTCACCCCCGAGCAGGCGCTCTCCGGAGCCCCCGCCCAGGAGCAGCAGCGTTTCAAGGTGCCGCAGATCCTGGGGGAGGAGTAACCCGCCATGACGGACAGCCCCATCATCAAGCTCACGGCCGCCGAGACCGCCGCGAAGATCGCCTCCGGCGAGCTCACGGCCGTCGAGGTCACCGAGGCCCACCTCGCCCGGATCGAGGCCGTCGACGAGAAGGTGCACGCCTTCCTGCACGTCGACCGCGAGGGCGCGCTCGCCCAGGCCCGTGCCGTCGACGAGAAGCGGGCCAAGGGGGAGAAGCTCGGTCCGCTGGCCGGTGTTCCCCTGGCGCTCAAGGACATCTTCACCACCGAGGGGATCCCGACGACCGTCGGTTCGAAGATCCTCGAAGGCTGGATCCCGCCGTACGACGCGACCGTCACCAAGCGGCTCAAGGCCGCCGACGTGGTCATCCTCGGCAAGACCAACATGGACGAGTTCGCCATGGGGTCCTCCACCGAGAACAGCGCCTACGGGCCGACCGGCAACCCCTGGGACCTGACCAGGATCCCCGGCGGCTCCGGCGGCGGTTCCTCCGCCGCGCTCGCCTCCTTCCAGGCCCCGCTCGCCATCGGCACGGACACCGGCGGCTCCATCCGCCAGCCCGCCGCCGTCACCGGCACGGTCGGTGTGAAGCCGACGTACGGCGGGGTGTCGCGCTACGGCATGGTCGCCTTCTCCTCCTCCCTCGACCAGGGCGGCCCCTGCGCCCGCACGGTCCTGGACGCGGCCCTGCTGCACGAGGTGATCGCCGGTCACGACCCGATGGACTCCACGTCGATCGACGCCCCGGTCCCGCCGGTCGTCGAGGCCGCCCGCAACGGCAGCGTCGAGGGCATGCGCGTCGGCGTCGTCAAGCAGTTCCGCGGCGAGGGCTACCAGGCAGGTGTCATCCAGCGGTTCGACGAGTCCGTCGCGCTGCTGAAGGAACTGGGCGCCGAGATCGTCGAGCTGGACTGCCCGTCCTTCGACCTGGCGCTGTCGGCGTACTACCTGATCGCGCCGTCCGAGTGCTCCTCCAACCTCGCCCGCTTCGACGGCCTGCGCTACGGTCTGCGCGCCGGTGACGACGGCACGCACTCCGCCGAGGAGGTCACCTCCCTGACCCGCGAGGCCGGCTTCGGCCCCGAGGTCAAGCGCCGCATCATGCTCGGCACGTACGCGCTGAGCTCCGGCTACTACGACGCGTACTACGGCAGCGCGCAGAAGGTCCGCACGCTCATCAAGCAGGACTTCGACAAGGCGTTCGAGCAGGTCGACGTGATCGTCTCCCCGACGACCCCGACCACCGCCTTCCCGATCGGCGAGCGCGCCGACGACCCGATGGCGATGTACCTCGCCGACCTGTGCACCATCCCGACCAACCTGGCGGGCAACGCGGCCATGTCGCTGCCGTGCGGCCTCGCCCCGGAGGACAACCTCCCGGTCGGGCTGCAGATCATCGCCCCGGTCATGAAGGACGACCGCCTCTACAAGGTCGGCG
This region of Streptomyces caelestis genomic DNA includes:
- a CDS encoding putative bifunctional diguanylate cyclase/phosphodiesterase, with the translated sequence MEPTESAVPGSRLRLRRMAVVWRAVRGTGRPAGRPGAEARALGQYTADGRASEGRAAADGRGAAQPVTEHTSGLTGEDGDTERHLSWPALPAAVVAAAGFVLGAGFYRAFTGDHALFPSGTAGWALAVLTGIIVGHLVMLGRSRWWGGTGSGAALTLAVLLLYGWVPAGMVSLTVVVLVGIARRNRWRQGILHGAVDLLGIGAGALVLGVFGSIPSVESPSDPDSWTLYTASEVVMVAVAYLAVSRVLLWYLHAPRSGLPTVARTALVRQGLVAVALLGIAPLVCVVAVAKPILLPLFSIPLIALDSTLWIARARAEEQLRDPLTGLPNRQWLLERIWTALDDAERIDARAALMLIDLDRFRSVNDTLGHLAGDRLLLQIADRLQVALPRGAEAARLGGDEFAVLLPVADSTTSATRIARNLVAALSCPLDLDGLTLVLEASAGVAVFPDHALDAEGLLRRADVAMYQAKRDRTGVEVYESKRDSNTPDRLGLLGDLRRALDAHEVELHYQPKVRFDGQVAGLEALVRWVHPERGKVPPDEFIAIAESSGLMPHLTEYVLETALAQVARWRAQGLFVPVAVNVSPRDVHTPGFAGSVAARLARHGVPAGALQLEITEHVLLEDPQRAADTLNGLTGHGVKMSLDDFGTGYSSLVHLRKLPVSELKIDRSFVARLAVDTEDAAIVRCTVDLAHSLGLLVVAEGVEDDETWERLRDLGCDAVQGWLVAAAMPPEETTAWLRARGSRGWQRPRAALPAATADDSGRIA
- the gatC gene encoding Asp-tRNA(Asn)/Glu-tRNA(Gln) amidotransferase subunit GatC gives rise to the protein MPGITREEVAHLARLARLELKPEELDHFAGQLDDIIGAVARVSEVADQDVPPTSHPLPLTNVMRPDEVRPSLTPEQALSGAPAQEQQRFKVPQILGEE
- the gatA gene encoding Asp-tRNA(Asn)/Glu-tRNA(Gln) amidotransferase subunit GatA; this translates as MTDSPIIKLTAAETAAKIASGELTAVEVTEAHLARIEAVDEKVHAFLHVDREGALAQARAVDEKRAKGEKLGPLAGVPLALKDIFTTEGIPTTVGSKILEGWIPPYDATVTKRLKAADVVILGKTNMDEFAMGSSTENSAYGPTGNPWDLTRIPGGSGGGSSAALASFQAPLAIGTDTGGSIRQPAAVTGTVGVKPTYGGVSRYGMVAFSSSLDQGGPCARTVLDAALLHEVIAGHDPMDSTSIDAPVPPVVEAARNGSVEGMRVGVVKQFRGEGYQAGVIQRFDESVALLKELGAEIVELDCPSFDLALSAYYLIAPSECSSNLARFDGLRYGLRAGDDGTHSAEEVTSLTREAGFGPEVKRRIMLGTYALSSGYYDAYYGSAQKVRTLIKQDFDKAFEQVDVIVSPTTPTTAFPIGERADDPMAMYLADLCTIPTNLAGNAAMSLPCGLAPEDNLPVGLQIIAPVMKDDRLYKVGAAVEAAFVEKWGHPLIEEAPSL